The sequence TCAGCCATGTTTTGGCCGATGGTTCCCGGGTGGTTCAGGGGAAACATGTCATCGCCAACCCCGACAGCAGCATGTTTAGTACGCTGGCCGATGCCGATATGAAGCTCAACAACCGGATCCGCAATCAGGCCAAGGAAAACCTCGGATTGTCGGCCCGGCTTATGGGCGACGCGATGGTGTTTCGGCGCGGGATTCTTGATGAGCAATCCTGGATCGGTGCAGAATCCCTGGCGGAAGACCGGGATTTCGGTATTTTCCTGGTTACCCAGGGCGTTCGCATTCGCTTCGCTCCTGATGCTGTTTCTGAAGGACAGGCGGTCACGGCCTGGGCCGACGCGACACCCCAACGCATGCGCTGGTACGGAGGTGCATTCGATTTGCAAAAACGTTATCTCGGGAAATTGGGATCTCTGGTTGTGAGTGAGGGTAACCTGGATGCCCTGGATAAGTTTTTGGAACTCGCGCTACCTCCATTCTCACTGATAGCAATCGGCTGCGTTACCTTGTTGCTTGTTCAAGGGTTGCTGCTCATGCTTGGTTTGCCGATTACCGGCTGGATCGTTGCCACTGCCCTGTTAACACTGCTGGCAATACTATTCCCCTTCCTGGGGTTGGCAATGACAGGAGCACCTCGCCATGCCTATAAGGCTATGATTGCAGGGCCATTTTATGTGCTATGGCGCGTGTGGATTGGACTTGTAGTGCGAGTACGGCACGGAAGTGTTTCCTGGGTTCGGACAAAACGGATCGAGCCTGAGCCCTAGTTGTTATCCCAGAATGGACAAGAGGTAATTTTCAAAAGCGAATAGGGTTGACCGGTGTGTTATAATTGGGTTGTTCAGGTTGTTTGTTCCAATTGGTGCTTTCAGTGCGTGGTCTCCTTACTCGTGACGACTCTTCGAGTTGGCCGCGTTTTGGGCTGCCAGGTGGGCCTGCTGTGCGTATAGTCTACGTATTGCCCTCGCCTACCTTTGGTATGCATCAGTACACGGCGGACCTCGCCAATCGCATGGCCGCGGCGGGACATGATGTAAGTCTGGTTACGACGTCCACCTTGCCGAGGGATCGATACAGCCCTGCAGTTACCATCGAAGCTCCCATCACTACTCACAATACCGGATTTTCTTCCGAGGGACTGCATATCGAACCATACCGTGTGTTGGAGCGGACGATTCGGGACCTGGTTCCGGACGTTGTTCATATCACCGGTGTTCACCTTTGGAATGTGTTGCTGGTGCGTCGGTTGCGAACCCAGGGGCTTCCAGTTATCCATAGTTTGCATGATCTCGATCCCCACTTTGGGGTGCGTTTCGGGAGACTGATCCGGCTGTGGAACCGGCTCATCGTTGCCAACGCAAGCCATGTTCTCGTTCATGGGCAGATATACAAGGAACGGCTGCTGGCCGGTGGTATGGCGCCCGATCGGGTTAGCTATACCCCGCTGCTTCATTTGTTTCTGAGCTACGATGAATTTGCCGAATTGGTGGATGGTGAAGTAAACTACGAACAATGGGCGCTCTTTTTTGGTCGTTTCGAGCCATATAAGGGCGTTGCCCAACTCCTCGACGCTGTTACCAAAGAACCGTCCTTTCAAAGTCACACGCCCAGATTGGTACTGGCAGGGAATGGGGCACTTCCAACCAGGTGTCTAGAGGAGAATCCGCCAGGGATTGAGGTGCGAAACCGGCAAATAGAAGACCGGGAGGCCATAGACCTCTTTTCCCGGTGCGGCTTGCTGGTACTGCCCTACCTTGATGCTTCGCAATCAGCCTTGATTGGCGCGGCGTATTATTTCCGGAAACCGGTGATTGTTACCCGTACCGGCGCACTGGCGGAGTACGTCATAGATGGTGAGACCGGTTGGATCGTTTCACCAGGAGACGTCACAGCTCTGGGAAACCGTCTGTCTGAGGCACTGTCAGATCCAACTGAAATGAAACGCATGGGAATGGCGGGTCGGGCGTGGTATGATCGGCAGCGCATTCTGGAATTCGGCATCTTACTGGATA is a genomic window of Chloroflexota bacterium containing:
- a CDS encoding glycosyltransferase family 2 protein; translation: MIVLHLLFFVVTLVIAGGLAYHYFLLIAGKPQQAGDIDELPQPNLRFALAVPAHDEEDVIAATVRQMQEIDYPERLFDVHVVADHCSDDTAVVAEDAGATAHLRTDEPSGRKGFAVDWLIKRLLADPIGYDIIAVFDADSKVDSLFLTAVSHVLADGSRVVQGKHVIANPDSSMFSTLADADMKLNNRIRNQAKENLGLSARLMGDAMVFRRGILDEQSWIGAESLAEDRDFGIFLVTQGVRIRFAPDAVSEGQAVTAWADATPQRMRWYGGAFDLQKRYLGKLGSLVVSEGNLDALDKFLELALPPFSLIAIGCVTLLLVQGLLLMLGLPITGWIVATALLTLLAILFPFLGLAMTGAPRHAYKAMIAGPFYVLWRVWIGLVVRVRHGSVSWVRTKRIEPEP
- a CDS encoding glycosyltransferase family 4 protein, which encodes MRIVYVLPSPTFGMHQYTADLANRMAAAGHDVSLVTTSTLPRDRYSPAVTIEAPITTHNTGFSSEGLHIEPYRVLERTIRDLVPDVVHITGVHLWNVLLVRRLRTQGLPVIHSLHDLDPHFGVRFGRLIRLWNRLIVANASHVLVHGQIYKERLLAGGMAPDRVSYTPLLHLFLSYDEFAELVDGEVNYEQWALFFGRFEPYKGVAQLLDAVTKEPSFQSHTPRLVLAGNGALPTRCLEENPPGIEVRNRQIEDREAIDLFSRCGLLVLPYLDASQSALIGAAYYFRKPVIVTRTGALAEYVIDGETGWIVSPGDVTALGNRLSEALSDPTEMKRMGMAGRAWYDRQRILEFGILLDMYQSVVASA